The DNA window GGGTACACCATACCCCTGATACGTTTACCATGAAAGTAGATTTGACCGTTGAGCCGCTGAATTCGTGGATCGATACCAGTGGCAAACCGCTGATTATTGCCGGGCCTTGTAGCGCCGAAACCGAAGAGCAGGTTGTCGAAACCGTTCGGCAACTGAAAGCCCTGAACGCCGTGCACGTCATTCGGGCGGGTGTCTGGAAACCGCGTACCCGGCCGGGTAGCTTTGAAGGTATGGGCGAAGCCGCTTTGCCGTGGCTGCAAACCGCCAAAGCCGAAACCGGCCTGCCGATTGCCGTTGAAGTAGCGACACCTGAACACATCGAACTGGCCCTGAAGTACGACATCGACGTATTGTGGGTAGGTGCCCGGACAACGGTAAACCCGTTTAACGTACAGGAAATTGCTGATGCCCTGCGTGGTGTGGATGTACCGGTCCTGATTAAGAACCCCGTTAACCCGGATCTGGCCCTTTGGGTAGGTGCCTTCGAGCGGATCGCTGGTGCTGGTATCACCAAGCTGGCGGCCATTCACCGGGGTTTTGCTACAGGCGAAACAAGCAAGTACCGCAACGTACCGATGTGGCAGATGGCGATCGAACTGAAGTCGATCTTCCCAAGCCTGCCGATCATCGGTGACCCCAGCCACATGGCCGGTAAGCGGGCGTACCTCAACGAGCTGTCGCAGATGGCAATGGACCTCAACTACGATGGTCTGATCGTTGAGTCGCACATCGACCCCGACAAAGCGTGGAGCGACGCAGCTCAGCAGCTGACCCCTACTGCCTTCGGAGAGATGCTCGATCACCTCGAAATCCGGCAGGTAGATTCGCCGAACCGCGAATTCCAGACGTTCATGGAGCAGTCACGCCGGAGCATCGACAACGTCGACCGGCAGATGGTTGAAATGCTGGCAGCCCGTATGGCCCTGGTTGAGCGGCTTGCTGAATACAAGCGTGATAACAACGTAACGCTGTTTCAGCCAGAGCGCTGGAAGGAGATTCTGCAAACCCGCACCGAAACGGGTAAGAAGCTGGGCCTGTACCCCGAACTGGTGGAAGAAATCTACAAGATTATCCACATGGAGTCGATTCGGAAGCAAACCGAGATCATGAACAACTCGACACAAAACGCGTAACGACGTTTTCCTGTCAACAAACAAGCCCCCGCTGGAGACAATCTGGCGGGGGCTTCTGTTTTTTACAACTCGTCCCAGACAGCATCCCTGCTGTCGGAGCCGTCAGGCTAAAGTTACCACATCCCGATAAGCCGCTGACGCGACTACGACAGCAGGGATGCTGTCTGAGACAACTAATCTTTCAGTTTACGGTGAAGCCGATGGTCGAGCTATTATAGCCGGAGAAACAGCCCAGTCCACCAGTGATATTGCTGGGAATCAGCACGGGTTCGGCAAAGGGGTTGCCCCGCACGCGGCCCTGCCGAATTACCGCCGAACGGTATTGGTAATACGCAGCATCGACAGCCAATAGACTCACAGCCACCCGACTCCCGCTGAACTGCTGCCGGAACCCCACCGCGTTGGCAACCGACACATTACCCAGAAACGCCCGACCGGAAGTCAACGTAGTTCCATCAACATCCGAGTCGTCGCGTAGCCCCCGGAAATCGTCGTCGAAGTTGAGGTTGGTGTACGTAAAGCCCGACACGGTTGTACTGTTTGTGGTGGCGGTCCTGCTGACCGGCATTTGCAGCGTGCCGATAGCCTGATAGTAGTTGGGTTGCCCGGCGGGGTCCTGCCAGGTGGTACGGACGAAATAGCGACGGGTGCGGTTGTTCTCCATCAGCGAGTCGACCTGCACCGCCGACAGGCTGACGGGCGCGGGAATGGTGCAGGTCGCCGATGCCCGCTGCCCTTCAGCTGTGTTTACATTGAGCGTGTAGGTACGCCCGGTTATGATCGGTAACTGCCCGGCGGGGACGCTGTAATACGGTAGCCCATTGGCCATGTAACGCAGCCGGACAGACCGGCTTCCGTCGCCGAGCGTTACGGTAGCACTGGTCACATTACCATCAGTCAGACTGGCACTGATACTGTCGCCCAGCACCGTTCGAGACTGGGTTAATTTGACCGCCAGCACCGTATCCTGCGGTGACAGGAAGCCCGTGACGACCAGCTTGGCGGATTCCAGACCCAACTGGTCGGGACTGATTTCGGTACGCAGACTGCCACAACCCGCCAGCAGCAGGCCACTCAGGAAGATGAACCAGTGAAGAAAAGCCGGGTGTCGCATCAGAATTTAAAGGAATAGCTTACGGACGGAACGACCGGGAAAACGGAGTACCGTACCAGCACGGTTTTGTTGGGTTCACCGTTGGTCTGCGCGACCGATTCAAGCCGGTAGAAGAACGGATTCCGGCGGTTGTACGCATTGTACAAGCTGAATTCCCACGTTCGTTCGTGGTGCTTTTTCTGCTTGTGGAACTGCACGGCAACGTCGAAGCGGTGGTACGGCTCTGCCCGAAAGCTGTTTTTCTGCGTACCGTAATCATCAACC is part of the Spirosoma rhododendri genome and encodes:
- a CDS encoding chorismate mutase — protein: MKVDLTVEPLNSWIDTSGKPLIIAGPCSAETEEQVVETVRQLKALNAVHVIRAGVWKPRTRPGSFEGMGEAALPWLQTAKAETGLPIAVEVATPEHIELALKYDIDVLWVGARTTVNPFNVQEIADALRGVDVPVLIKNPVNPDLALWVGAFERIAGAGITKLAAIHRGFATGETSKYRNVPMWQMAIELKSIFPSLPIIGDPSHMAGKRAYLNELSQMAMDLNYDGLIVESHIDPDKAWSDAAQQLTPTAFGEMLDHLEIRQVDSPNREFQTFMEQSRRSIDNVDRQMVEMLAARMALVERLAEYKRDNNVTLFQPERWKEILQTRTETGKKLGLYPELVEEIYKIIHMESIRKQTEIMNNSTQNA
- a CDS encoding DUF4249 domain-containing protein, which produces MRHPAFLHWFIFLSGLLLAGCGSLRTEISPDQLGLESAKLVVTGFLSPQDTVLAVKLTQSRTVLGDSISASLTDGNVTSATVTLGDGSRSVRLRYMANGLPYYSVPAGQLPIITGRTYTLNVNTAEGQRASATCTIPAPVSLSAVQVDSLMENNRTRRYFVRTTWQDPAGQPNYYQAIGTLQMPVSRTATTNSTTVSGFTYTNLNFDDDFRGLRDDSDVDGTTLTSGRAFLGNVSVANAVGFRQQFSGSRVAVSLLAVDAAYYQYRSAVIRQGRVRGNPFAEPVLIPSNITGGLGCFSGYNSSTIGFTVN